Sequence from the Bacteroidales bacterium genome:
TTCTTTGAATTTAAAACGAAGATTCAGCAGGAAAAGCAGTTTGTCTTCAGGAATCAACATTGATTATTTTATGTTTAATTTTATGGACAGTGTAAAAAGATTTACTGAAGAAGCCTTACTTAATAACCCTGAAAAAGATTTTTTGATACTTACGGAAAATGACGGTACATTTATTTTGTATCAAGCTTTTACTCAATGGAAATATAAATTTACGGATAAATTAACTTTGTATTCCGGAGTGCATTTTCAACAAGCAAGTTTAAACAGTGATTTTGCAATAGAGCCAAGAATAGCATTGCAATGGGATATTGCCCCTAAACATTCATTAAACTTTGGAGGAGGCATGCACTCAATATTACAAGCTCATATGTTGTATTTTATTAATACAGAGTTAGATGACGGAACATTTATTGAAACAAATAATGATGTCGGATTTACAAAAAGTGATCAAGCTGTAATTTCTTATAATTTTTACCCGGGTGAAAATTTCAGAATTAAATTTGAGACTTACTATCAAAACCTAAGAAATATTCCGGTAAATAAACATCATGAATGGTATGCCTCTGTAAATGACGGTGCAGACTTTGCATTACCCTCAATTGACAGCCTTGTAAACGAAGGAACAGGTAAGAATTACGGTGTTGAATTGACAATAGAAAAATTTTTCAGCAAAAATTATTATTTTCTCTTGACAAGTTCATTATATGATTCAAAATATACAGCATATGACGGTATTGAAAGGAATACAGTATTTAACGGAAATTACGTTGTAAACGGATTGTTCGGGTATGAATTTAAAATCGGGAAAAATAATATTTTGGCATTTAATATAAAAGGCGTTTGGGCAGGAGGAAAAAGAATAATGCCTGTTGACTTGGAACAATCAATAATTGAGGGAGAAGAAGTGTTTGATTTCTCAAAATTATATGAAGAACGATATGACGATTATATCAAAGCAGATTTAAGAATCAGTTTTAAAAGGAACGGGAAAAACAAATCTCACGAATGGGCAATTGATTTGCAAAATGTAAGTAACAATAAAAATGTGTTCCGACAATTTTATAATCCTGTTGAAGAAAAAATTCAAACAGATTACCAAACCGGAATATATCCTATGTTCCTGTATCGATTCAGATTTTAATTTTTATTATAGTTATCTGTAAAGCTCAATTATTAAAAATAATTGGGCTTTTATTTTTTTATTATAGGGTATTTTGAAACATGCATATCTTATAAGTGAAAACAAATATAAAACTAACTCTTTAAAAATAGAAATCATGAAAAATAAAAGTTTCATTAAAAGTTTAATCGCAGTTTCATTATTACTTTTCTTTTGTTTGGGAACAGTAAAATCAGCCTCAATTATTTTAGGTATAAGTTCAAAATACAAAACAGACACATATGTAACTGTTGAGGGGCAAGTAATTGATAAAGTTACTAACAACCCTTTGGTTTTTGTATCAGTATCAGCCGTGGGTTCTAATGTAGGAACTGTTACAAACACAGAAGGAAAATTTACATTGAATATTGAAAATGATTTGAATGTAAGTCAAATATCTTTTAAACATCTGGGATATAAAAATAAAATTGTACCGCTTTCATCATTAAAAGCTAAGAATGTTACTATCAGTATGGAAGCTTATGTTGTTCCTATTGAAGAAGTAATTATACGTCCGAGCAATCCTTATGAATTGATTGAAGAAATATTAAGAAAAATTCCTGAAAACTATTGTGTTGAAGCATATAAACATATGGCTTTTTACAGAGAAACAATTAAGAAGAGAAAAAAGTATGTTTCAATTTCAGAAGCTGTAGTTGAAATTTATAAAGCTCCTTATGATAATGAAATGAAAAATGACTTAGTAAAATTGTACAAAGGGCGAAAAAGTGCAAATGTAAAATCTCAAGATACATTAATCATGAAATTAAAAGGAGGACCGCAAACAGCACTTTTGCTTGATATTGCTAAGAATCCTTATATTTTGTTCTCTGATGAAAACTTAGAAAATTATTTATTTGAAATTGATGAAATAGCAAATATCAATGATAATCAAAACTATGTTATTAAGTTTACACAGAAAACAAAACAAGAATATCCTTTATTCAACGGCAAGTTATATGTAGAAATAAAATCATTGGCCATTACTGCTGCTGAATTCAGCTTAAATCTTGAAAACGAAGCAGAAGCAAGTAAAATGTTTGTTCGTAAAAAACCGTTGTTTATGACTATTACTCCTATTGCAACAAATTATGTAATAAAATTTACAGAATATAACGGCAAGTATTTTTTCTCACATGCAAGAGGTGAAGTTATGTTCAAAGTAAAATGGAAGAAAAAACTTTTTAATTCAAAATATACTGTCATGACAGAAATAGCATCTACTGACAGAACAAATAAAAATGTAATAAAATATCCGAGAAATGAACAATTAAAATCATCTATTGTTTTTGAAGAAAAAGTTCATCCTTTTGCAGACCCTGAATTTTGGGGTAAATACAATACAATTAAACCGGAGGAATCAATTGAAAATGCAATTAATAAATATGGAGTAAGGTTAAAAATTCAAAATAATTAAAGTGTTAGTGAGTGCTTTGAAGTTCTCAAAATCAAGCCGAAGGGATGTATCAAAATACCCGGAAATGTCCGCAGAACTTTCCGGTGTATTTTGTAAAAAAGTAAAAAAGTTATATATTTATAAGCAAAATTATTATATGGGCAATGCAAAAGCCATAAAAAATATTGGAATAAAAGAATTTGAACAATTATTCAAAGAATATTACACCGGACTGTGTTTTTTTGCATTAAGATATACGGAAGATAAAGAAGCGGCAGAAGAAGTTGTTCAAGATGTCTTTTATACACTCTGGGAAAAAAGGGAAAAAATAACAATTAAAACATCAGTAAAATCATATTTACATATAGCTGTCAGAAATAAATGTTTACAAAAAATAAATCATCTGAAAGTGAAACAAAAATATTTAAAAGCTGTAAACGAGCAAGATAAAATTTCAACAATAAGACCGGATGATAACCTTATTTATAACGAAAGTATTGAGATATTTAATGAAGCATTAAGTAAATTGCCTGAAAAATGCAGAACTATTTTTAAAATGAGCCGTTTCGAAGGGCTGAAATATAAAGAAATTGCGTTTGAATTATCAATATCTGTTAAAACTGTTGAAGCATACATCACAAAGGCATTGAAACATTTTCGCAGATATTTTCCCGAATATGCATAACGACACAGACAGCAAGTTTAAAGAAATATTGCACACAGATGACACAGAATAACACAGAAAAATCTTATAAAATAATAAACCTAAATAATGTCAAATAAAGAATATATAACAATGAAAGATTTTATAGAAGGAAGATCGAAAGAATCCGTAAGGAAATCAATCTCCGAAAAAATAAAAGCATTTCAAAAAAACAAAGAAAAAGAAATGAAAAATACACAAAATAATACGGATTTCGACTCTGATAAAGCATGGGATTCATTACACAACCGTATTGAAGAAAACGGGCTTTTAAACAAGAGAAAGAAGATCTTTAACATATCACCGGCTGTTAAAATTGCAGCATCTGTTATTTTAATTATAGGTTTGTCTTTCTCTGCTTTTCAAATCTTTAATTCAAAAAAATATGTTGAATTTGCTACCCTTAATGAAATTAAAGAACATAAACTTCCGGATGGTACGATTGTTACATTAAACAAAAATTCAAACTTAAAATATCCGGAATCATTTACAGGTGATATCAGAGAAATAGATTTTAACGGCGAAGCATTTTTTAAAGTTGCAAGAAACCCTGACAAACCCTTTATCATCAACACAAATGGAGCTGAAGTAAAAG
This genomic interval carries:
- a CDS encoding carboxypeptidase-like regulatory domain-containing protein; its protein translation is MKNKSFIKSLIAVSLLLFFCLGTVKSASIILGISSKYKTDTYVTVEGQVIDKVTNNPLVFVSVSAVGSNVGTVTNTEGKFTLNIENDLNVSQISFKHLGYKNKIVPLSSLKAKNVTISMEAYVVPIEEVIIRPSNPYELIEEILRKIPENYCVEAYKHMAFYRETIKKRKKYVSISEAVVEIYKAPYDNEMKNDLVKLYKGRKSANVKSQDTLIMKLKGGPQTALLLDIAKNPYILFSDENLENYLFEIDEIANINDNQNYVIKFTQKTKQEYPLFNGKLYVEIKSLAITAAEFSLNLENEAEASKMFVRKKPLFMTITPIATNYVIKFTEYNGKYFFSHARGEVMFKVKWKKKLFNSKYTVMTEIASTDRTNKNVIKYPRNEQLKSSIVFEEKVHPFADPEFWGKYNTIKPEESIENAINKYGVRLKIQNN
- a CDS encoding RNA polymerase sigma-70 factor, whose translation is MSAELSGVFCKKVKKLYIYKQNYYMGNAKAIKNIGIKEFEQLFKEYYTGLCFFALRYTEDKEAAEEVVQDVFYTLWEKREKITIKTSVKSYLHIAVRNKCLQKINHLKVKQKYLKAVNEQDKISTIRPDDNLIYNESIEIFNEALSKLPEKCRTIFKMSRFEGLKYKEIAFELSISVKTVEAYITKALKHFRRYFPEYA
- a CDS encoding FecR family protein; amino-acid sequence: MSNKEYITMKDFIEGRSKESVRKSISEKIKAFQKNKEKEMKNTQNNTDFDSDKAWDSLHNRIEENGLLNKRKKIFNISPAVKIAASVILIIGLSFSAFQIFNSKKYVEFATLNEIKEHKLPDGTIVTLNKNSNLKYPESFTGDIREIDFNGEAFFKVARNPDKPFIINTNGAEVKVLGTSFNLISNNNENVVLTVTTGKVQLAKKSDPDQKVILLAGDIGTINNDQISSNTNNDVNYISWKTKILFFKQGETLKKVISDLNTTYNVNIVFADDKIGNEKINEHPFENKELSFILDLFCTLHNLEHKTVGEKIIISRK